A segment of the Spirochaetales bacterium genome:
CAGCTAAGAAATCTCCTTCCTCATCGTATCGATCCGAAGCTGATTACCGAAGAAAAATCCTGACGGGTTGAAATTGACGGTTACGAAAAAGCGCAAGGAATACCCAGAAAAGCGCTGAAAAGAATTCGAACAGGGATATGCGCGCGATCCCGTTCGCTTTCACGCATTCGACAATCATCTTCAGGTACCTTTCCTCACCGATGGTTCTCATCATCCAGATCTTTCGTATATTCCGGGAACTCGAAATAAGGGACACGGCGAGTATCACGATTCCCGGCTCGACGCTGAAAAGCGGTATTACCGCGAGCAGCAGGGTCAAAATACCGGACGGCCACCTGAATTTTCTGACGACCGGGTTTGTTTCGAGCAGCAGCCGCGGTGAGACGATATAAGTGCAGAGAATGTCGATGATTCTTGTCACTATAATTGCCGCGATCAGTACCGCCCTGAGGTTATCTGTTATAAATGCGACGATCATTATCATTTCTCCTTTTTTACACGGCCTTTTTTATCGTCTCCCGTTCCCGTCTGCCGGCCTCTTCCGCATCCTCCGCCGCACGCCGTGTCCCGTTCCTGGCGGCTTTTCGTTCGGATTCCCTGAGGATGATCTTTCGCAGCCTTATCGCCTCGGGCGTCACTTCCACGAGCTCGTCGTCATTGATATAGGCAATGCTGTCCTCGAGACTCATCGCGACCGGAGGAGTAAGGACGATATTTTCATCGCTTCCCGCGGCGCGTATATTGGTGAGTTTCTTGCCGCGTCCCGGGTTCACCACCAGATCGTTCTCGCGGGAATGCTCGCCGATAATCTGCCCCTCATAAAGGTTGACTTGTGGCCCAAGGAAAAGCCGTCTCCGTTCCTGGAGGTTGAAAAGTGCATAGGAGGAAGAGGTACACTCCTCCATACATATCAATACGCCGTTTTTCCTGTTCCTGATCTCACCGGCATATCTATCATACCCGCAAAACATGTAATTCATCGTTCCGGTCCCCCTTGATTCGGTGAGAAACTCGGTACGGAAGCCCAAAAGCCCGCGCGTCGGAATTTTATATATCAGCCGTACCATGCCGTCGGTATGCTGCATATCGAAAAGCCGGCCTTTTCTTACACCAAGCCTGCCGATAATACCGCCATGGTATTGTTCATCGACATCGATATAGAGTTCTTCATAAGGTTCGAGGAGTTCTCCCTTTTCCTTTTTATAGATCACCTCAGGCCGGGTGACCTGAAACTCGTACCCTTCACGCCGCATTTTTTCAATGAGAATCGAAATGTGAAGCTCTCCCCGTCCCGATACCTTGTAGCCGATACCCTCTATCATCGGTTCCACCCGAAGGGCCACATCGTTCAGTGTTTCCCGGTAAAGCCGTTCCCTGACATGCCGGCCGGTAACGTATTTACCGCTTCGTCCTGCAAAGGGGGAATCGTTCGGGATAAAATTCACGGACATGGTGGGCGGATCGAGTTCGACAAAGGGGAGGGGAAGCGGCTTGTCCGGATCGGTAATGGTCTCACCGATCGTTACCGCTTCCAGTCCCGAGAGGGCCACGATATCACCGGCAGCCGCGCGTTCGATTTCTTTCATTTTCGCCCCCTCGAAACTATATATCTTCGTGATACGGGCATTGAGTGAGACCGACTCCCCGCGGCAGCTTGCCACTTCACGGTTAACGGAAAGACTCCCCGACGAAATCCTGCCGATAGCGAGTCTTCCAAGAAACGACGAATAGGAAAGCGAACTCACGAGCATCTGTAACGGGGCATCGGGATCTCCCGGCGGTTCCGGGATATAACGGAGTATCGCTTCGAAAAGGGGGACAATGGTACCGTTTTTTTCCTCAGGCCCCTCTCCCGCATACCCGTCACGTGCCGAAGCATAGATAAACGGAAAATCGAGACTATTTCCGGATGGATCGAGTTTCAGTAACAGTTCGAGTACCTGATCGCAGACCCAGGCCGGCCGGGATGCGGGTTTGTCGATTTTGTTGATGACGACAATGACGGAAAGATGTAACGCCAATGCCTTTCGCAGGACATAATACGTCTGCGGCATGGGTCCTTCAGCCGCGTCGACAAGGAGCAACACCCCGTCAACCATCCTGAGGACACGCTCCACCTGTCCGCCGAAATCGGCATGGCCGGGCGTATCGACGATATTTATACGAACGTCTTTATAGGTAAACGACCCGTTTTTACTCGATATCGTAATCCCGCGTTCGCGCTCCAAATCCATTGAGTCCATCATCCGTTCCGCGACGGCCTGATTATCGCGAAACATCCCGCTTTGGCGGAACATCTGATCGACAAGGGTGGTCTTTCCATGATCGACATGGGCAATAATTGCGATATTTCTGATGTTTTTATCATGCATACTGTCACTCTCTCCTTGATTCCTCCGGAAACAATGTGCCGTCGATGCTTCAAAAAAACCGGGATACCGCCGGTTTACAAGCCGTACATCACCCTTTGCATCGATGAGGAATCATGCTTTTTCCTTCTTTGACTTTCAGGAAGGGAAAATGAGAATCTACAGAAAAAAAAGATGAAAGTCAAGGGGGATTGATGTGGCACTTTTCAATTTATTCCAGAGGTTGAAGAAGCATCATTATTTCAACGTCAATTATCAGGACTTCGATATTGTAGAAACGAAAACCCGCTAATCCTTCTGGAGTAGGTTCCTGAAACTGTCGATAAAGGCCCCCATATTCCCGAGGTCGAGGGGAAGAATGATCTGCGTCTTCTCTTTTGCGAGTTTCCGAAGCTGTCCGATATACTCTTCCGCGATCCGCAGCGCGACCGCCTCGTCGCCCCCCTTTTCACGAATGGCTTCGGCGATACTGGTAATGCCGATCGCGGTGGCGTGGGCCAGGGCCTCGATTTCGTTCGCCTTGCCTTCGGCCTCGTTGATAAGCCTCTGTTTTTCTCCTTCACTCTTCTGGATCGCCTCTTCCATAACACCGAGTGAATAGTTGATCCGCGACTGCATTTCACCCTCGCTCGTTGCTATCACCGCCCTCCTCACGCGCTCGGCTTCCATCTGGACTTCCATGACCGTAAGGATATCCCGCGGCACGGTGATGTTTTTGATCTCATACCGCGTCACCTTCACACCCCAGGGATCGGATGCCTCGTCGACCGCCTTGACAACATGCGCGTTGATCTGATCCCTTTCTTCAAAAGTCTTGTCCATATCCATTCTGCCGATCACGCTTCTCATCGTTGTCTGGGCCATAAGCCGTGTTGCGTAAAGAAACTTGTTTATTCCATAGCTTGCTTTCTTCGGATCAACGACCTTGAGATAGAGAATCCCGTCGACCTCGACCCGGATATTGTCTTTGGTAATACAGGGCTGGATCGGAACATCGATCGCCCGTTCCTTGAGGCTGTGTTTGTAGCGGACCCGGTCGATGAGCGGAACAAGAAAGTGAAATCCCGCACCGATCGTTTTCACGTACTTGCCGAGCCGTTCCACGACCATCGCCGTTTGTGCCGGAACAATTCTGATACTCCTCGCAAGAATTGAAAAAGCACCGAGGCCAAGACCGATTCCCACCGCTATCCAGATATATTGCATGATTTCTCCTATCATACGATTTTCTCCTTTCCCGGTCTTTCTTTCACGATTTCTTTCAGCACATCGCTTTCTTTTCCCGTGCCGGCGACAAGCGACCGGAGCATCCCCTTGAGATTGGCGATATCCGACGGCAACACCGACGTATCGGCCCGGGACAGAATCGTTCCGAACTCGGCGATAAACTGCTCCGCGATGCGAAGCGAGACCGCCGATTTACCGCGGGGCTGCTGTATTGCGGCGGCAATCTGTTTGATCCCCTTCGCCGTTGCCATCGCGATCAACTCGATCGCCTTCGAGCGTCCCTCAGCCTCACTCATTTTCCGCTGCCGTTCCCCCTTACTCATGTTTACCGCTTCTTCTTTCTCACCGATCGACTTGTTGATCCGGGCGACCTTTTCACCCTCACTCTTGAGGATTTCGGCACGTTTTTCACGTTCCGCCCGCACCTGTTTTTCCATGGCGTCCTGAACCGTCTTTGACGGGGTGATGTCCCTTATTTCATACCGTGTTACCTTGATCCCCCACGGATCGGAAGCCTCATCGACCGCCCGTACAATCGAAGCGTTCAGCTTGTCCCTTTCGGAAAAACTCTTGTCAAGATCGATCTTGCCCATCTCGCTTCTCATCGTCGTCTGCGCAAGTTGCGCGGTCGCGAACCGGTAATTTTCGATGCCGTAACTCGCCTTTGAAGGATCGACCACGCGCAGATAAAGGATACCGTCGACTTCCACCTGAACGTTATCCTTGGTTATACAGGTCTGCGGCGGAACGTCGATAACCTCTTCTTTCAGAATATGCCGGTAGGCTGCCCGTTGAATAACGGGAACGATGAGGTGAAATCCCGCATAAATCGTTTTCTGGTATTTCCCGAATCGCTCGATGATATAGGCTTCCTGTTCCGGGATAATTTTTATCATCTTGAATAAAAGAATCACGGCCAGCACACCGAGGATAATCCCCACTATTCCTCCCATTGTTACTCCTCCTTATATGGTAATTTTTCCGGTTCCCCGTTTCCGCCCACTCTGGTCACAATCAGGGTGAGATTGTCTTTTTTGAGTATTTCAACCGTGTCACCGACCCTGATATTTTCATCATAGGCGATCGCTTTCCAGGAAGTTCCCTCGAAAGAAACCCTCCCGGCCTTGTTGTTTTCAATCGGTTCAATAACCGTCGCCTGTTTACAGACAAACTCATCCTCTCCCGTATCCCGCTGTTCCTTGCCGCGGAAAATCTTGCTGAAAAATTTTCTGAAAAAACCGAGGGTGAGTCCGGAGGAAACAAGCCATATGATAAATTGAAGTAATAAATTCTCTTTAAGTCCCGGTATCAGCCAGGTAAGGAGGGAAACAAGAAGGGCGCCGGCGCCGAAGAAAAAAATCACAAATCCCGGAATAAACATTTCCGCACCAAGAAGGAGGAGACCGGCGATAAGCCAGACAAGAGGTATAAAATCCATATAATTATTCCTCCTTTATTAAGATCTTACGAATGGTAATATATGGACTTTTTCATGTCAATATTTGAGGGCGGTCATTTCTTGTTATTTTTTCTCAAATACCGATTGATAGACGTTCCAGGTGCTTTCGATGAGTGTTTTGATGTCACTCAAGGACGTTTTCCATCCAAGAAGACTCCCCGCATAATCGGAAGAAGCGAAAAGAACTGCAGGATCGCCGGGCCTTCTGCCTGTTATCTTTGAAGGAATATTTTTACCGGTTACCTTCTCGGCCGTCTCGTACATTTCCATTACCGATATCCCCATACCGCTTCCCAGATTCACGATCAGACTTTCATCGTTTCCTGCGATGTAATCAATCGCCTTTACATGGGCGTCCGCGAGATCTGTCACGTGAATATAATCGCGGATACATGTTCCGTCCGGCGTGTCGTAATCATCACCAAAAATCTCGAGAATATTGCGTTTCCCGACCGCCACTTCCATAATTATAGGTAATAAATTTGCGGGATTTTTTTCGAGTCCGTGAATTCGGCCCTTCGGATCGTACCCGGCCGCGTTAAAATATCGAAGCGACGCATACCTTATCGTCTTGAGCCGGTCATACCACGAAAGTAATCCCTCGATCACCAATTTTGTAAAACCGTAAAAATTTCCGGGTTCAGTCGCGTGTTTTTCATCGATCGGGAGGTATTGCGGTTCACCGTACACCGCAGCGGATGAAGAAAAAACGACAGTTCGAATTCCATTTGCATATGCTGTGTTTAGGATATTGACCGTTCCGTTAATATTGTTTGTCGCATATTTCCCGGGCACGATCATCGATTCACCCGCGGCCTTGAAAGCCGCAAGATGGATGATCCCGTCAAAGCCGCGGGCCATCACATCGTTGAGGGTATCGGTATCGAGAATATCGGCTTCGACAAAAACGCATTCCCTGAACAGATTTTCCCTGCACCCGCTTGAAAGATTGTCATAAACGGTGATTTCGTGGCCTTTTTCAAGACAGGCGAGAACCACATGACTTCCGATATATCCGGCCCCGCCCGTCACGAGTAGTTTCATTGTCCCTTCCCCGGTCTATATTTAATTCTGGAAAAGAGAAAGATCAACCGCATCGGCCATCAAGCGATAGCCTTCCGGACTCAGATGAAGATGATCGCCGCTGTCAGCTTTCTTGAGCAACCGGGAAGGGTTCTTCGGATCCCTTACCGCCTGGTCCATGTCGATGACGGCATCGAACTTTTTGCCGGTTCGTATCCATTCGTTTACCGTTTGTCTTGCCTGTTCGCGTTCGGGGCTGTCATAAAAAGACCCCCCGAATGGCGTGATCGTCGCCCCATAGACATTAATCGAAGCTTTGTGTGCCATTGTAATGATAGATTCATACGCCTCAATCAATTGCTTTGCGACATTATCGGCGGCCGCTTTTCCGCTTACCCCGCCGATATCATTAACACCTTCCATGACAATCAGCCATTTAACACCCTGCTGATCAATGACGTCCCGCTGAACACGTGTCAAAAGAGAAGGTCCCAATCCGCCCCGTAAAACCGCGTTCCCGCCGATTCCGGCATTATAAATACCGATATCGGCAGTTTTTTCGTCCGCCTGCATCCGCCGGGCAAGCTGGTCGGGCCATCTGTTGTTTTTATTCGTTGTCGAACCTCTGCCGTCGGTAATCGAATCCCCGACAATGACAAGCGTCGCCCTTCCCGGAGGAGAAGCCGCCTCGAGTCCCGCAAGGATATACCAGTGTTCGACACGGGTCGCACCGGACATTTCCGGATCCGAAACTGCATCCCCGCTTATAATGTAGGATGTGGTACGGGAACCGGGGTGTCCCGTTATTGCCCTGTTGTTGAGTTCGAAAAAATAGATACTCACCGCGAGTTCCGAGAGCGGTTTCACATTAAAATCAAATGGATCGGAATAGATTTCTCCCCTTGGGGGGATAGTAATCGAAGATGCGCCCTGAAAGGTGAGTGCCGTGTCGCTTTGGGAATCGATCGAGCTTCCGCCTTTCGATACCGCGACGTGAACGGCCTCAATGACAACGGGATCGATACTGAACAGATTCGAAAATTTGAAACGCAAGCGCGATCCGCCGGTCGACACATGGATGACCTGACGAAGGGTACTGTATTTCAGTCCGGGCGGCGGCGGCAGATTATTCGGTTCCGTCAACTGCTGTGCAGCCCCCCACGTCACTATCCAGTCGCTTTGTTTTCCCTGCAACGAATTACTTCCCATACTGACACATCCAACCAATAATGAGGCTAAACACACTGTAAAAATCACGAATAAAATAAGGTTTTTCATTTTCATTGTTTTTACTCCTCATATTTTTAAATCGAAAGTCTTCATGTTAAGCTTTAAAAAAAAATTTTCGATTACCTGTTTCCTTTGTATCGGATACGTATTTTTTTATACATACCGTCACCTTCACTTACCGTCTCGACATCGTCGAGTTTACCCAGCGTCGTATGAACGAGTCTTCGTTCAAAAGGATTCATAGCATCAAGAAGCATCGATGAATGTGTTCTTCGCACTTGATGAGCTATTTTCTGGGCATATGAAATGAGGCTTCTTTCCCGACGTGCCCTGTAATCTTCAGTATCAACAATGACCTTCAGCGCCTTTGTCTTTCCTATTTTCCCCGCATATACATTGACCAGCAATTGAAGTGAATCGAGCGTTTTACCTTTTTTACCAATCAGTATCCCCGAAAACTTGCTTCTGATATCGAGCAACAGGCGGCCTCTATCCCTGGAAAGAATATGAACGTCTCCATTCATATTCATTTTTTGCAATAATGTCGATAAAAACCCGACAATATCGGAAACATACTCTCCATCATCATCGGTATCATGTTTTTTGATTTCATCATGTTCATCATCACAATGAACCCTTATCTTGACTTTCGACTTTCCAAAGATAAATGAGGCCTTTACCTCTTCAACTTCCTCGATATTTATCTGATCGGGTGTGATTCCCAATTGCGAACATGCCAGTTGTATTGCTTCCTCTTCTGTTTTTCCTTCAAATTCCCTTATCATATTTCCACAACTCCTCAATATAATTATATCGCTTATCCCTTATTAACATACCTTCCTATAATATCACAATACATGTATAATAACCGGAAATGCATATCTTTTTTAATAAGTGTAAGCGCTTTTTATGCTACTTCTTCTTTTTGATAATATTCTTTTTTACCAGTTCCTCCTTGAGTGATGTAATAAGTCCCTTTCCGCCTTTCTTCTTTTGAACATAGTTGATATACATCTGTTGAAATATTGAAAGGATATTCTGTACCGTCCAGTAAAGAACAAGTCCCGAAGACTGTTCATACAAAAAGAAAAAGAAAATGACGGGCATCGCATACATGAAAATCTTCATCTGGTTTGTCGTCGATGTCGGTGTCTGTGATACTTTTTGTTGAAATAAAAAGGTTCCAACCATGATCAAAGGAAGCGCCCTCACGTCCGCCCAGCCGAGAAACGGTATCGTGAACGGTAATCTGAAAATACTTTCAGGTGAAGAAAGGTCCGTGATCCATCCGGGAATGAAAACGGCCCCGCGGAGATCGAAATAATTCCCCAATAATCCATATAACGCAAAAAAAATCGGTAACTGTATCAACATGGGAAGACATCCCATAAGGGGATTGATTCCTTCTTTTTTGTAGAGTGTGGCCATTTCAGCGTTCAATTTCTGCGGATTATCTTTGTATTTCGTCTTGAGTTCCTCGATTTTCGGATTCAAGGCCTGCATTTTCGTCGTCGATTTAAATCCCTTCTGTGTGAGGGGAAAGAAAAGAATCTTTATGATGATTGTCATCAAAATGATCGCTACACCCCAGTTTTGCACAAGACCGTGGAGAAAAGTGAGAAGGAGTTTGAGTAATTCGGACAGCCAGTCGAGAAATATGTTTTCAGATATTACCTTGTCGAATCCGTAATCGGTATGGGTTTTCAGGATATCCTTTATATTTGGACCGATGTAAAACTTGTAAGTATCGTCAATTCTCGGAAGCCGTTCATAGCTCCTGTTGAAAAAAATCTCGGAATGATCGATAAGCCCTTCCATCGGAGTAATATCGAATCCAATCTGCTCCTTTTCGAATTTGTCCAGAGGCGGACGGGCTATAACGACAAAATACTTGCCTTCGATGGCGACCCAGTCGGGAGAATCCTTTATCAATACTTTTTTCTTGCTTTTCACCTCTCCGGTGAAATCTTTTCTTCCGCCCTTATACCCCTTGAAATAGATATACCGTCTTTTATCAATCTTTTCATCGATCGGCTTATCGAGAGGAGGTCCTATCTGGGGACCGAACGAAAATGTGTAAAGAAGTTCTTTCGGTTCTCTCTTATCGTCTTTATTATCGGAAAAAAGCATCTGCTTGAATTTAAGAGGAATATTTCCGCCGTCTTTTTCGATAATCGAAACCCGGTACTCGAGTAAATAATCTTCACTAAACGAAAACGATTTTATCAGTGTGATAATACTTTCATTTTCGCCTTCTTCCGTTTTTTCAATAATCCTGTAATCGCGGGAAAACTCGGATACGTTTTCTTCTCTGCTGTGTTTGAAATGAAAAAGATCGCTTTTTGTCGAATAATCTCCAAACCGCATTTCAAAAGGATACTCGTTTGTCTCACCCGATACGATCATTTCGATGGGTGAACCGTCGGTGTCTTTATATTTTTTAAGCTGTATCGAAGTGACAAGCCCTCCTCGTGTGCGAAAAGTGACATCGACCTCATTTGTCGAGACTGTTTTTTTCTCTTCAAAAAGCTTTTCATCTTCAACGGGAACGATTGTTATGCCCGTCGATTTTTCTTTGCTTATATCCTCACCAACCGTTTCCTCTCTTTTCTCTTCTCCTGTCACGGGAGGGGGGGTAGGTTGAAAAAAGGTATAATTTATCACCATAAAAACAGTGAAAATACCCACGGAGATAATAATCGCCAATATCGTATTTCTATCCATTACATTACTCCATCCTTATCTTTATTACGGCACCGGATCATAACCACCTGGATGAAAGGGATGGCATTTGAAAATTCGTTTAATAAACAAAAACATTCCCTTTATCGAACCATACCGCGAAATTGCCTGTTTGGCATATTCGGAACATGAAGGGTAAAATCTGCACTGAGAAGGAAAATAAGGAGAAATTCCATACTGATATAGAGTAATAAGAAAAACAAGAATGCGCTTCATAGAAAAATCCTCTCTATCACAGTATCAGACTGGCATCGAAAAAAAGCTGTCGTACAATCTCATATACATCTTTGTAACAAAATCGTCCCGGAGGTATAATAATACCGATATCATATCCTTTCATAAGTGCAGCGTCAAAATATCTGTATATTTCTTTAACCCGTCTTCTTTGCTTGTTCCGATCGACCGCTCGTGTGAATCCCTTTTTTGCAATCACAACAATTCTGTTACAATCCAGACCATTTTCTTTGTAAATAAGTGCAAATCCATTCCATGTAATTTTTCTCGATTTTCTAAATAGCCCTTTTATTTCTCTGCTTTTGCAAAGACGAATTATTCTAGTACGGTTTTTTTTCCTCCGAGACACTGAGCTTTTTTCTGCCCTTTCTTCGTCTTCTCTTGAGTATAAGTCTTCCGCTTTTTGTCTGCATTTTTGCCCGGAAACCCAGTCTTCTTTTTCTTTTCACCCTGCTGGGTTGAAATGTCCGTTTCATATGCTATCTCCTTCAATGCATGAAACCATTCTGTAAAAGGATCAATGAGTATATATGCTATTTTACAAAAGAACGGTTATTTCATGCTTAGTTCTTTTCACTTCATCAGTATTATAATAACTATCTATATTATAAATAGATGATTTAGTCAAAAATAACTCACAAAGAGTACGGATATCATAAATCCTGCTATAGATTATTCAAATATCACCCTTTTGTCAACTCCTCATCACCCCTTTTTTCAATACTCATAGATAGCTTTTCGAGTACAGAACGAAGCCTTTGATCACCGATTTTTTCAAGCAACACCTTATTATCTTCAATTTGGGACGGGGATGTAATCGTATCGGGTTCAACGGACATTTTTGTATTTACGCCGGAAACGCTTTCTGTTTTTGGCTTATAAAGAGAATTTCCGGTTACCCGTATTTTAATAGAATAAATGTTTAGCTCTGGATAGTACTTTCTTATTTTTTTGAGAATACTATTTTCTTTCAATCTCAGCAGTTGAAGCCATCCGGGATGATCGACTTCGAGAAGGAGTGAGTGATGTACAATATCGACAATAACGGTATGACCATAAAGTTTTTCACCGATAATCTTTTCCCACTCTGAAAAAAAACGGCTGTACCGTTTCCCCTCTTCTTTTTTTTCTTTTGAGAGTATTCCGCCGAGATATTTTTTTAATATGTCGCCTGCCCGTTCCATTGACTTATCGCTCCATCATGAATAAAATACTTGATTATATTCGTCCCGCTCCTTTTAATAAAGCTTTCATCGGGTAAAAACGTAAAGAAAATCTGTTCAAAATCCCTCAGATTATCATAAAACCTCGATCTTTTCTGTAAATCAAGCTCGAGAAGCACGTCATCAATGAGAAGGACTGGTTTTTTCCCTGTTTTTTTATAACAGTACCATGATTGCGCGGTCCTGAGAATCAACGAAAGCAATCTGATCTGGCCTGTTGAAGCAACGGAAACAACATCACGGTTTCCTATTTCAAAATAAAGCTGATCTCGATGCGGTCCCGATATTGTCATACCGTACTCCGCTTCCTTTTTTCTATTCTTTCTTAATAAATCAAGTATATTCTCCTTCGTTCCCTGTTCCTTCCATGAGGGCTTGTAGACAATCGATGCCGGAACATTCATTCCCGATATCAATCCGAACAATGACGAAAATGTCCCGTTAAACTCTTCTATTACCTTTTTCCGTATCGTCTGTATCCCGAGTCCGCAGATGGCAAGCTTCTCGTCATATACAGAAACCAGATCAAACTGTTTTTTTTTGAGACAGCAGTTTCTGTTTTTGATAATTTTACTATATTCGCGAAGCTGTTCAATGAAATCCGTCTTTATAAGACTTATTGTTTGATTGATAAAAAACCGTTTTCGTTCGGGAGGTCCCTGAATAAACGTCATATCGTCATGTGCAAATATGATACATGGAATCATATGTACCATTTCTTTTCTATCGATAATCCGGCTGCCGTCCACACGGATTTCTTTGTCCTTTCGTCGAAAGAGACGAACATCCACATCTTTTTCGCATGTATCATACACAATGCGCGCTTTTAGCGAACATGCATCCGTTTCATTTTTTATCATATACTGATTTTTTTTCGTTCTGAAAGAAACGCCGAAACAAAGACAATAAAGGGCTTCAAGAAAATTAGTTTTTCCCTGACCGTTTTCACCGATAAGAAATACTTTCTCCGCCTCCGTCGGAATTTTTTCATTCTTCAGATTTCTGAAGTTATAGAATTGAACATAGATAAAGCCCATTATTTTTTTTGCATCGGCATGATAATATGAAGTATATTATTGTCAGGAATCGCCTTGATCGTAATCGTTTTTTCAGGGTCCGTATACTCAATGCTTACTTTTTCTTCTCCCATCTCTCTCAACGGTTCAAGAAGATACATATAATTCAATACAATCGTTACTTCCTTTTCATCATTACTCTCGCATGATATTTCTTCCTGTGCCATTCCAATCTCCGCTTCATCGGAACTGACAATCATTACATCCCCTTTTACATGAAGATATAATCTTCTCGACTTCTGTTCAACCATTAGAGAAACACGTTTTACGGCATTCTCAAGGTCATCCCTGCTTACCGTAACGGCATTTATCTGTTTTTCCGGAATTACCTTGTTATAATTAGGAAATTTACCATCAATAAGATTCGAACAGAACTTATAGCTGCCGAATTTTACAAAGACATTTTTATCCGTAATCGCAATATAAATATTTCCCTCTCCCGGTAGCAGTTTTTTAAGTATCGTCAATATTTTTGGCGGTATAATCGTACTTTTAATATCATTAAAATTACCATCGATATTTCGAAAAACATACGAGAGCCTTCTCCCGTCTGATGCGACCATAATTAAACGGTTATCGATTTTCTCACAATTCACACCATTCATAAAATAACGCGTCTCATCATCCGAGATCGCGAAAATCGTGTTCGCAATCATCGTAATAAAATCTTTCTGGGCAAATTCGAAATATTCATCGTGACCGATCTCGGGAATTTCAGGATATTTTTCTGCAGCAATACTTTTTAGATTGAACGTAATTTTCTTAAACACAGGTTTTATAAAAAAAATATTTTTTTCTCCGAGTTCGAATTCGACTTCCCCATCGGGAAGAGAACGAATAATTTCAAAAAATTTTTCACAATATACGGTAACACTTCCATGTTGAATAACGTCAACAGGAATGACTGTTTCAAAACTCAATTTCAAATCGGATGATTTTATGAAAAGACTGTTTTCACCCGTTTCGAGAAGAACATTTGACAATATCGATAATACGTTGCGTGATGAAATAATTTCCTGTGCAATACCAATCGATTTTAATATGATGTTTTTTTCACAGTTAAACTTCATCGTTTGTCCCTTTCAATATATATATATAAATTCAAGAAGTTGTAATAGTATGTTTGTTGATATTGTGGAAAAACGGAAG
Coding sequences within it:
- the dnaN gene encoding DNA polymerase III subunit beta gives rise to the protein MKFNCEKNIILKSIGIAQEIISSRNVLSILSNVLLETGENSLFIKSSDLKLSFETVIPVDVIQHGSVTVYCEKFFEIIRSLPDGEVEFELGEKNIFFIKPVFKKITFNLKSIAAEKYPEIPEIGHDEYFEFAQKDFITMIANTIFAISDDETRYFMNGVNCEKIDNRLIMVASDGRRLSYVFRNIDGNFNDIKSTIIPPKILTILKKLLPGEGNIYIAITDKNVFVKFGSYKFCSNLIDGKFPNYNKVIPEKQINAVTVSRDDLENAVKRVSLMVEQKSRRLYLHVKGDVMIVSSDEAEIGMAQEEISCESNDEKEVTIVLNYMYLLEPLREMGEEKVSIEYTDPEKTITIKAIPDNNILHIIMPMQKK